TCCTTCCGGGACGACTTCGAGGGACTCTCGGAGGCGGAGATCGAACAGTTCCTCTCGGGGACGAGCGACTGGGGAGTGGAAACGAGTGAGGCAGAGGTCGACCGAATCCTCTACGAGGAGGAGCCACTGGACGAATGAGCGTGTTTCTCGATACCGGGCTGTTCTACGCGCTCCAGAACGAACGGGCAACCCGTCACGAGGTAGCAAAAGCCGCGTTCGAGACTGTTCTCAGCTCGGAGTGTGGCCTGATTTTCACAAGCGATTACGTGTTCGATGAGACAGTAACGCTCGTCCGGGCTCGGACCGACTCTTACGACGAAGCACAACAAGTCGCGGACAGAATTCTCGGGCGTGGAGCGTTTCCATCGGCCATCGACTGCCTCGTAACCGACCAAGCGGACTTCGAA
The sequence above is drawn from the Halorhabdus sp. CBA1104 genome and encodes:
- a CDS encoding type II toxin-antitoxin system VapC family toxin; the encoded protein is MSVFLDTGLFYALQNERATRHEVAKAAFETVLSSECGLIFTSDYVFDETVTLVRARTDSYDEAQQVADRILGRGAFPSAIDCLVTDQADFERAVDTFERYDDHDLSFTDATTIALVEDRDIDHVLAFDDDFDGIVDRLDPGEIS